In a genomic window of Coprococcus eutactus:
- a CDS encoding fibronectin type III domain-containing protein, which produces MRKGIASKCLCIALASAMVFGDVGIVSAAESSSADSKEAVSVVADESTADVAVSAPRVDYLNVDEEYGSDIRISAGGAGCKAVLYINGKKAAEESYDYDSYYLSVSKEIDAVPGATYTVEVRIANSEGTVVKSQEKLVAASVGFRSGTSAITAESISGKVSETGIKQPDGIRVSANIHNQNGHNYKYEVYRSTKSNGGFKCIYKGTSSESWRLEYVDTTAKAGAAYYYKVRILRGTSEYVTSDKVLAVSGAAGVRYGKPECSFDAYVSGRDKGANGTVNLSIWSDLANRYDIYRSTSATKGFKKIATAYANYYTDAKVKKGTVYYYKIIPMYYDSTTGKTITGNTTKAVAAKYLMDGSAPTLTQVGTNSMKCEWYAENSADVSYEVWCRRSDVVGDAFVKKAVTKKNSCVIKGLAANGEYDVKIRTVKKAGSVVKYAMSASSRRIMGYTSSVQDLNRTPVKSNADSKTVAVYYQMTWYRDWNASGYKITAYNNYTNKKETVKTITSGKTTSYTFKNTGVVGKELKYTDIEVLPYKGKTIGVSEYDGYELNTLPSPAKVKVSRKSGTAVTVAWTAVKGATEYTVVRTTALGVTQTLATVKGTSYVDTHVTNGLGYTYSVYASTSKTAFNSGWSAGYGIYFHKLSTPQIKAVTNPVKGTASVKWAKTANTKVYKVYRSDKANGKYVQVASTSKNVCVYADKKLKKGKTYYYKVVAYTINDCGQTVKSAASKAKGVKISK; this is translated from the coding sequence ATGAGAAAAGGCATTGCAAGCAAGTGTCTGTGCATTGCTCTTGCCTCCGCGATGGTATTCGGTGATGTGGGAATAGTGTCAGCGGCGGAGAGCAGCTCGGCAGACAGCAAGGAAGCGGTCAGTGTAGTGGCTGACGAGAGCACAGCAGATGTGGCGGTGAGTGCCCCGCGTGTAGACTATTTGAATGTTGACGAGGAGTACGGATCAGACATAAGGATAAGTGCAGGGGGAGCTGGCTGTAAGGCGGTACTTTATATCAACGGCAAGAAAGCGGCGGAAGAGTCATATGATTATGATTCATATTATCTGAGCGTGAGCAAGGAGATAGATGCCGTTCCGGGAGCAACCTACACAGTGGAGGTCAGGATTGCCAATTCTGAGGGCACGGTGGTTAAGTCCCAGGAGAAATTGGTTGCTGCGTCAGTTGGTTTTAGGAGTGGTACATCGGCAATAACAGCCGAAAGCATAAGTGGAAAGGTGAGTGAGACCGGTATAAAGCAGCCGGACGGAATTCGTGTGTCAGCGAATATCCACAATCAGAATGGCCACAATTATAAGTATGAGGTTTACAGATCAACAAAGTCAAATGGCGGTTTCAAGTGCATCTACAAGGGAACTTCCTCAGAGAGCTGGCGCCTGGAGTATGTTGACACCACGGCAAAGGCGGGAGCAGCATATTACTATAAGGTAAGGATACTCAGAGGAACAAGTGAGTATGTTACGTCAGATAAGGTTCTGGCGGTGTCTGGAGCTGCGGGAGTTCGTTATGGAAAGCCTGAGTGCAGCTTTGATGCATATGTATCAGGAAGAGATAAGGGTGCAAACGGAACTGTTAATCTGAGTATATGGTCGGACTTGGCAAACAGATATGATATATACCGTTCTACCAGTGCGACGAAGGGCTTTAAGAAAATAGCTACGGCATATGCAAATTATTACACTGACGCAAAAGTGAAAAAGGGAACTGTATATTATTACAAGATAATTCCAATGTACTATGATTCGACAACCGGTAAGACGATTACTGGTAACACGACAAAAGCCGTTGCAGCAAAGTATCTTATGGACGGTTCGGCACCAACACTCACACAGGTTGGCACAAATTCAATGAAGTGTGAATGGTATGCAGAAAACAGCGCAGATGTGTCATATGAGGTATGGTGCAGAAGATCAGATGTGGTAGGTGACGCATTTGTAAAGAAGGCTGTCACAAAGAAAAATTCATGCGTCATCAAGGGCCTTGCAGCAAATGGCGAGTATGATGTGAAGATACGCACAGTAAAGAAGGCTGGAAGCGTAGTAAAGTATGCTATGAGTGCAAGCAGCAGACGTATTATGGGATACACAAGCTCGGTACAGGATCTGAATAGGACTCCTGTAAAGTCAAATGCAGATTCCAAGACAGTTGCAGTTTATTACCAGATGACATGGTACAGAGACTGGAATGCATCGGGCTACAAGATAACAGCTTACAACAACTATACAAACAAGAAAGAGACGGTCAAGACAATCACATCCGGAAAGACTACATCCTATACATTTAAGAACACGGGAGTAGTTGGAAAGGAGCTTAAGTACACCGATATAGAGGTACTGCCATACAAGGGAAAGACCATCGGTGTATCAGAATATGATGGATATGAGCTTAACACGCTTCCAAGTCCTGCGAAGGTGAAGGTCTCAAGAAAATCCGGTACAGCAGTCACAGTTGCATGGACAGCGGTAAAGGGCGCAACGGAATATACAGTGGTCAGGACCACGGCTCTGGGTGTCACACAGACTTTGGCAACGGTAAAGGGAACCTCATATGTAGATACACATGTGACAAATGGACTGGGATATACATACAGCGTGTATGCGTCAACATCAAAGACGGCGTTCAACAGTGGATGGAGTGCAGGGTATGGTATATATTTCCACAAACTCTCAACGCCTCAGATCAAAGCGGTCACAAACCCTGTAAAGGGAACCGCGTCAGTAAAATGGGCAAAGACTGCTAACACAAAGGTGTACAAGGTATATCGTTCAGATAAGGCAAACGGAAAGTATGTACAGGTTGCTTCGACGTCCAAGAATGTGTGTGTATATGCAGATAAGAAGCTTAAAAAGGGAAAGACGTACTACTACAAGGTAGTTGCCTACACAATAAATGACTGCGGACAGACAGTAAAGTCAGCGGCATCCAAGGCAAAGGGCGTCAAGATAAGCAAATAA
- a CDS encoding fibronectin type III domain-containing protein, whose translation MKKKIISKALCVALASVLMFGEAAPAMAATKSLDQGQAVVAEDTFSASIDGIEAGNSATVTDNHVGISAWGSGTSAKLYVNGVEFESRKTSYGYWDINTDFYGKAGVTYTFKLEAEGSDGSTVTKTFNRKFETPVFDKSTTRGWWNSEIDETGYSKYASLYVNTEFLSRVSAKYDYYVYRSTNPKTGFKKISSNTVYGGTNCYNYDYNAAYGKTYYYQIKVVAEKDDYIKTTKVIATSPVIKVSADNWKNIYVNAELDHKGVKLNIEDRGIYNQFDIYRSASKNGGYKKIKTITGDEFTDTTVKAGKIYYYKVIPKYYETRTGKLVSGNTTAAVGVKVTMGTPVPIAQITSSTSVKLTWDKVRGANVYEIWYMQTDISGNQYSKLGVTKGNSYTVKGLKNGHLYRFMLKAQNVSNGKVVCENQNDTGRVIMGYDDNIYSLRATYISTAISKDKKTLAIYTNLAWDKNYWASGYVITAYNRYTGKEENVAKISSGTKNTYRFKNPGTSTKGMKYTYVRVRPYKGSVVSDTPIEINVNCMPFASGVKVSRKTNSSAVISWKAVPGASGYSVYRTNKQSGETQCRGNVTATKYEDKDYSVKTDYEYYVVAQSSFEGAWGNSHYIYEGNAKYFAKYQHKLAAPKMGSAKNTAAGQVKVKWYAVAGAQRYWVYRSTSKNGKYTKIASVATTSYVDKKAAKGGTYYYKVAAAAVSGAGVKAQSAYSAVAGAKSSK comes from the coding sequence ATGAAGAAAAAGATAATCAGCAAAGCATTATGCGTAGCGCTTGCCTCTGTACTGATGTTTGGAGAGGCTGCGCCGGCTATGGCGGCTACCAAGAGCCTGGATCAGGGACAGGCTGTTGTTGCAGAGGATACATTTTCTGCTTCAATAGACGGAATAGAAGCAGGAAATTCTGCTACAGTGACAGATAACCATGTTGGGATAAGTGCCTGGGGCTCAGGAACGAGTGCCAAATTATATGTAAATGGAGTTGAATTCGAGTCACGAAAGACGTCATATGGATACTGGGATATAAACACAGATTTCTACGGAAAGGCCGGTGTGACATACACATTTAAGCTTGAAGCCGAGGGAAGTGATGGCTCAACAGTCACAAAGACTTTCAACAGAAAGTTTGAAACTCCTGTTTTTGATAAAAGTACGACACGCGGCTGGTGGAACAGTGAGATAGACGAGACCGGCTACTCTAAATATGCATCACTATACGTAAATACAGAATTTTTATCAAGAGTTTCGGCTAAATACGACTATTATGTATACAGATCGACAAATCCAAAGACCGGGTTCAAGAAGATATCCAGCAACACGGTGTATGGCGGAACGAACTGTTACAATTATGACTACAATGCAGCATATGGAAAGACGTACTACTATCAGATAAAGGTAGTCGCTGAAAAGGACGATTATATAAAGACCACAAAGGTGATTGCAACATCCCCTGTCATTAAAGTCAGTGCAGACAATTGGAAAAATATATATGTAAATGCCGAGTTGGACCACAAAGGTGTTAAGTTAAACATCGAAGACAGAGGAATTTATAATCAGTTTGACATCTATAGATCGGCAAGTAAAAATGGCGGCTACAAGAAGATCAAGACGATAACCGGTGATGAGTTTACAGACACCACAGTCAAGGCGGGAAAGATCTACTATTATAAGGTGATCCCAAAGTACTATGAGACAAGGACTGGCAAGCTGGTATCTGGAAATACCACAGCGGCCGTCGGTGTGAAGGTGACTATGGGCACTCCGGTTCCTATCGCGCAGATCACCTCATCTACTTCGGTGAAGCTGACATGGGATAAGGTCAGAGGCGCTAATGTATATGAGATATGGTATATGCAGACCGATATCAGCGGTAATCAGTACAGCAAGCTGGGAGTCACAAAGGGCAATTCGTATACGGTCAAGGGACTGAAGAATGGTCATCTTTACAGATTTATGCTCAAGGCACAGAATGTATCAAATGGCAAGGTCGTATGTGAGAACCAGAATGATACCGGAAGAGTCATTATGGGCTACGATGATAATATATATAGTCTCAGAGCTACATATATAAGTACAGCCATCAGCAAGGACAAGAAGACACTTGCGATATATACGAATCTGGCATGGGATAAGAACTACTGGGCATCAGGATATGTGATCACAGCGTATAACAGATATACAGGCAAGGAAGAGAATGTCGCAAAGATCTCTTCTGGCACAAAGAACACATACAGATTTAAGAACCCTGGAACAAGTACCAAGGGAATGAAATACACATATGTGAGGGTGAGACCATACAAGGGCTCAGTTGTCAGCGACACCCCAATTGAGATCAATGTAAACTGTATGCCGTTTGCATCGGGAGTCAAGGTATCCAGAAAGACCAATTCATCGGCTGTCATTTCCTGGAAGGCTGTGCCGGGTGCATCAGGATATTCTGTATACAGAACAAACAAGCAGAGCGGAGAAACCCAGTGTAGGGGTAATGTAACTGCTACAAAGTATGAGGACAAGGATTATTCGGTAAAGACAGATTATGAATACTATGTAGTGGCACAGTCATCTTTTGAAGGAGCTTGGGGTAATAGCCATTATATATATGAGGGTAATGCAAAGTACTTCGCTAAATACCAGCACAAGCTTGCAGCACCAAAGATGGGCAGCGCAAAGAACACAGCAGCGGGACAGGTCAAAGTAAAGTGGTATGCCGTGGCAGGTGCTCAGCGTTACTGGGTATACCGTTCTACAAGCAAGAATGGTAAGTACACCAAGATCGCCAGTGTGGCAACAACAAGCTATGTTGACAAGAAGGCGGCAAAGGGCGGCACATATTACTATAAGGTTGCAGCTGCTGCAGTGAGCGGTGCCGGAGTAAAAGCTCAGTCAGCTTATTCAGCAGTAGCAGGTGCTAAGAGCTCTAAGTAG
- the greA gene encoding transcription elongation factor GreA → MAEKKNVVTYSGLKKIEEELQDLKVNKRREIAAKIKEAREQGDLSENAEYDAAKDEQRDIEARIEQLEAMLKNIEVVDEDEVDTGVVGIGCKVIVYDYEYDEEIEYDIVGSSQADIMNNKISDESPVGMALKGAKVGEEVLVEAPDGEFKYRVLDIKRQEL, encoded by the coding sequence ATGGCAGAGAAAAAGAATGTAGTTACCTATTCAGGTCTCAAAAAAATTGAGGAAGAGCTTCAGGATCTGAAGGTTAACAAACGTAGAGAGATTGCAGCCAAGATCAAGGAGGCAAGAGAGCAGGGAGATCTGTCAGAGAATGCAGAGTACGATGCAGCAAAGGATGAGCAGAGAGACATCGAGGCGAGGATCGAACAGCTCGAGGCAATGCTTAAGAATATTGAGGTCGTAGATGAGGATGAGGTCGATACAGGAGTTGTCGGTATCGGTTGTAAGGTAATAGTGTATGATTATGAGTATGATGAGGAAATTGAGTATGATATCGTTGGTTCATCACAGGCAGATATCATGAACAACAAGATCTCAGATGAGTCACCGGTTGGAATGGCACTCAAGGGTGCAAAGGTCGGTGAGGAAGTTCTGGTTGAGGCACCGGACGGAGAATTTAAGTACAGAGTACTTGATATTAAGAGACAGGAGCTGTAG
- the tig gene encoding trigger factor, with product MRKFKKGCVVVLALALSMSFMTGCGDKSDDKKGDTQKEATASDVAEDVAANEESIDEYVEKYAENVELGDYKGIEYTKTDVEVTDDEVQQKIDEFVDGLGTFDKDTTNAAKKGDTVNIDYVGSVDGEEFNGGNTNGSGYDLVLGSGAFIDNFEDQIIGHKPGETFTVTATFPENYGETSLAGKEAEFKTTLNYIKIDKPATYNDKLVSDNTDYKTTKEYEESVREELNKSKEDSALASAQSDIMTKVINNCKISNLSAEEVQASAQQLVTSIKSQAENYGMDYATYIKYYYGYDDEDAFAQVIYNICEESLKEKMVMCAIAKAEGLTVTDQETDEYIADYAAKNNVDEESVRSNVSAIDIKYNALAYKVMNDVLYKDAKAVDATTAAATEATTAEDTDTEADTEADTEAAE from the coding sequence ATGAGAAAGTTTAAAAAAGGGTGTGTGGTCGTTCTTGCACTGGCATTGTCCATGTCATTTATGACCGGATGCGGAGATAAGAGCGATGATAAGAAGGGTGATACTCAGAAAGAGGCTACAGCTTCTGACGTGGCAGAGGATGTAGCGGCGAATGAAGAGAGCATAGATGAGTATGTAGAGAAATATGCAGAGAATGTTGAGCTTGGCGATTACAAGGGTATTGAGTATACCAAGACGGACGTTGAGGTTACAGACGACGAGGTTCAGCAGAAGATAGATGAGTTTGTTGATGGACTTGGAACATTTGACAAGGATACAACAAATGCAGCAAAGAAGGGAGACACTGTCAATATAGATTATGTAGGTTCAGTTGACGGAGAGGAGTTCAACGGTGGTAATACCAACGGAAGTGGCTATGATCTTGTACTTGGTTCCGGTGCATTCATAGATAATTTTGAGGATCAGATCATAGGCCATAAGCCGGGAGAGACATTCACTGTAACGGCTACATTCCCAGAAAATTATGGTGAGACAAGCCTTGCGGGCAAGGAGGCGGAGTTCAAGACTACTCTCAACTATATCAAGATTGATAAGCCTGCCACATACAACGATAAGCTTGTTTCAGACAACACAGATTACAAGACGACAAAGGAGTACGAGGAATCTGTACGTGAGGAGCTGAATAAAAGCAAGGAGGATTCAGCCCTTGCAAGTGCACAGAGCGATATCATGACCAAGGTCATCAACAACTGTAAGATCTCGAATCTCTCTGCAGAAGAGGTACAGGCAAGTGCACAGCAGCTTGTGACATCCATCAAGAGTCAGGCTGAGAACTACGGTATGGATTATGCAACATATATCAAGTACTATTATGGATATGATGACGAGGATGCATTTGCTCAGGTTATATACAATATCTGCGAGGAGTCTCTGAAGGAGAAGATGGTAATGTGTGCCATAGCGAAGGCTGAGGGACTGACAGTTACAGATCAGGAGACTGATGAATATATTGCTGATTATGCAGCCAAGAACAATGTTGATGAGGAGAGCGTTAGAAGCAATGTGTCAGCTATTGACATCAAGTACAATGCTCTTGCTTACAAGGTCATGAACGATGTGCTTTACAAGGATGCGAAGGCTGTGGATGCGACAACAGCAGCTGCAACAGAAGCTACAACAGCAGAAGATACAGATACAGAAGCAGATACAGAAGCAGATACAGAAGCAGCAGAGTAA
- a CDS encoding FKBP-type peptidyl-prolyl cis-trans isomerase yields the protein MRAKKIIAAGIMAAMCAGLMTGCSSNKSQFNKYSKCAVVDKAAYTDIEYVPASREVTDDDVQSSIDSFCNDNSETSEDKTSAIKDGDKVNVDYVETISGTEKDSKTGYSLTIGNNTLGDGSDDQLIGSKAGDVKEITVTYPDDYSDTTVAGLTATYKVTVNYISVTTVPEYTDALVKKASGGEYTTTDAYTEHLRKDLQTDKDKSADDEDRTSVLKAVEEKVTFDKYPEDEIKTYIQTTVDNAKQNAENYGIDFSTYMAYFYGCSDEAAFLEKLHTIVESVMKEKIVVSCIALDNNLIADDADVKAYRAKVVEENDLESDEDVDKYYSEDDLNFYATEENVLDFLMKRAVETTATATDADSESATDESTTEE from the coding sequence ATGAGAGCTAAGAAGATAATAGCAGCCGGAATCATGGCGGCGATGTGTGCGGGACTTATGACCGGATGCAGCAGCAACAAAAGCCAGTTTAACAAGTATTCAAAATGCGCAGTGGTGGACAAGGCAGCATATACTGATATAGAGTATGTCCCGGCTTCCAGAGAGGTTACAGATGACGATGTTCAGAGTTCTATAGATAGTTTCTGCAACGATAACTCTGAGACAAGCGAAGATAAGACCAGCGCCATAAAAGATGGCGATAAAGTTAACGTTGACTATGTTGAGACGATATCCGGAACGGAGAAAGACAGCAAGACAGGTTATTCTCTTACTATTGGCAACAATACATTGGGTGACGGCAGTGATGATCAGCTCATAGGCAGCAAGGCTGGTGACGTGAAGGAGATCACTGTTACATATCCAGACGATTATTCAGATACCACAGTGGCAGGACTGACTGCGACTTACAAGGTTACCGTAAACTATATCTCGGTCACAACAGTGCCGGAGTACACAGATGCACTTGTAAAGAAGGCTTCAGGTGGAGAGTACACCACAACGGATGCATACACAGAGCACCTCAGGAAGGACCTTCAGACAGATAAGGACAAGTCAGCTGATGATGAGGATAGAACCTCAGTCCTCAAGGCGGTAGAGGAGAAGGTCACATTTGACAAGTATCCAGAGGATGAGATAAAGACATATATCCAGACAACTGTAGACAATGCAAAGCAGAATGCAGAGAATTATGGAATAGATTTCAGCACTTATATGGCATATTTCTACGGATGCAGCGATGAGGCAGCGTTCCTTGAGAAGCTTCATACAATAGTTGAGAGCGTCATGAAGGAGAAGATCGTAGTATCATGTATAGCTCTTGACAATAACCTGATAGCTGACGATGCGGACGTGAAAGCATACAGGGCCAAGGTTGTTGAAGAGAACGATCTGGAGAGCGATGAGGACGTTGACAAGTACTATTCAGAGGACGACCTAAACTTCTATGCGACGGAGGAGAACGTCCTTGATTTCCTTATGAAGAGAGCGGTGGAGACGACTGCGACAGCAACTGATGCGGACAGTGAATCTGCGACAGATGAGAGTACAACAGAAGAATAA